The Oreochromis niloticus isolate F11D_XX linkage group LG4, O_niloticus_UMD_NMBU, whole genome shotgun sequence DNA segment AAACTCATTGTGTAGATGCCCATTTGCCAAAATCTCTTGTCTGGTATTTTCACAACAACAGGACTGGTCATTTGAATTTTCTTTCCTGAAtgcaaacacaaatattttttttggaactgaaacaaacatcacaacgaaaaatgcacacaaaatgaagaaaagaatataaaaacaagtaGGTTTTCTTACTAAAATATCCAATAAAACCACGAGACTACCACTGCTCCCTGAATATAACTAAATACAGTAATTATGTTTGGTCAAAGGACATTTTAAATTTAGACGTGTCACGTGTTCAAAACTGGCCTAAAACCCCCACAATATgtgtatatctatatctatatatgtatatatagatatatatatatagtattttatgtatttgtatatttatgtattttatatagtattttatgAAAAGAAACCCCATTTACAAATAGCTGTTAGCTGTGTTCATATACACAGGGTTAATAGAGTGTTAAATGTGAAACATAATTAGATAAACACATACGCACCCATCTCGTTCTCACCACTGATGTATTTGAACAGTCGATTAAATGCTACTGGTAATGCCATTTCCATGAAGAAGGATTTCTCATTAGTTGAGACCCATTTCACAGAGTCATAGTGACGCACCTGAAATACATGAACAAACATATTTTAACTGGTGTTTTTATAACTTTGCTACacctaaaatatgaaaaaaatattttacctCATAATCCTTGGTCTTACAAATCAAATCGAACAGCAGACACTCTGGTGTCTCAGTGCAGAAGCTTAACTCAGAGGAGTTGCTGTGAAGTTACAGaggaaaatgctttttaaaggagTTTTACAAGTCCATAGCAACAACTACCTGTCATAGGTATAGACTAATAGTGTGCTCCCTTTCTTCAGTTCAAATTCAGGTCTCTTACCCAACTCTAGCTTCAGCTGTTAGAACCAGAAGAAAGCAAACAAGTCCTGAAACAAAAATCCTGAAAGACACATTTAAAGTTACTTTGCTTGTCtatttgatttatttcttaCATTATATAGGATTATTTGCATTAAAGACCTTCTGGGAATTAAAATTGTACTTACATCGTGGCTGACTGTTGTCTGCTTTCAAAAATGGAAAGTCTGCAGTCTTGTCCAGTGCTCTGGTTATAAAGAGCTGGTTATGAAAACTGACCACTCCCTAAAGCTAGAACACAAAACATCCAAAGGAGTAACAGAGGGAATACAAAACAGTAACAAGAGAATCTGGAAGGAATTATGTGCTGCTTAAATGTTATGAAACCTCTTTTACCAATAACATCTATCAAATCCAGATGATTAGGAGATGAAATATTATCTGTACTATTCTGTACCAGAGAGTCAACAGAATTTAAAATAAGCCCTCAGAGTATAGCtaatatttttctaatatttttactttatgcAACATCAGGTGAGGGTAAATTAGACTAGTGTTAATAGTTTTGTAACACAGAATGACAAGAAcataaaacataacaaaataagCATAAGCAAGTTTCAGATCCAGTGGCCGAACTTTGATATAAGTAAAATTACCTTTGCAATAATGATAAGTATTAAGTGAAGTTAATATTAAGTTCaaacttgaacaaattggatcCCAAGAGTGCCACAACAGTTGGTACAAATTGTGACTGAGCATCATATGAAGCATTAGCTCAAATATTCAAAATGAATAGTTCTCATGCAGTATTATTTACCTTTCACATTGTAAAAAAATGTCTTAGGTTACCCCCTGGCACTGGTATACACACTTAAACAGAGACAAGGAAGTACCTGAGACATAATGATGGACATATTAGTGTTCGTGTCTCAAGAGAATTCACATTGTACCTTTTGTTGGCACAGATCACATGATATGTGTTTTGTACCCTCAGAACACCAAATCCTTCTTGCTTGTCCCCATTCGGTGTCATGCAACCTGAATACAACAGAAACTTGGAGTTAaatatttctctttttgttgttaagaaaaagaacacaaaaaaagagaaaatcatTAAAGTCGAGTATTGATTTAGTTGTTGGTCGTGTGGTTGTAATGTTGTAAGTCTGCAGTCCTTGCTGGTTGACTGTTATGTAGCTACTGGGATACTTAATCCAACCCTTGTTCTTTCTAACTGTAAAACATCTAAACATCTGTCATGCAAGAAGTAGTAATCCTAAACTGAACCTTTTTCATCTGAATAGTGCCGTGAGCCCACAGTGCAGTGTGGTATTTCCTTCCTGTTACTAGCCTGAAAGGACCCATCTGGTTCTGTAGATGTGTACAGTACATTTAAAGCAGTTGAgcatgaagctttttttttaatgtgtgcgtGCAAGCTGACTGGTTTCACTTGCCAGTTTCATTTAAATGCTAATCTGAATTCCTGAACTCAGCCCAAACTAAACAGCATATTCAAGTAAATCTGTGGTTTTCCCAAGAGGAAATAGTCATCACTATCATTCAAAGCAGTGTGAACCCTATAAATATTATATgaaagaatataattttattcttTTCAGGACCAATTCAAGGATAGGAATGTGGGGCCTTCATGTAACTTGAAACAAATGTCTCCAGTTCTAAACATGCATGTCCATGTAATTGTCTAGAGTGTTCTTTCACATTCAACTATCAGAGTTACTGCTTATAAATATGAATGTAAACTTTAGGCTGAACCTCATCCCAAATGATCTTTTCCTTTTACAGAAAAATACAAACAGTCTTTAAACTAAACTCTAGGAATGCTTATTTATCATTGTCTTGTTTGTCATTCATGACAAGTTATAACAAAGTTTATCATTCATAGACATTATAGCTTATAAATGTATGCTAAACTGACAGGAATGTTTGAAATAGGCACATTCAGTGAAAAATTATACAGTTGCACTCTGACACATCATAACAGTTTAAAACTTCTCAGcttctgaaatgtaacattgcCTTATAAACATCAATTTTACTTGAATTTGTGAACTTGTTGTAAAGTAACTGTCGGGGGTTGTTAGTAATAACATTGTGATACAACTATAAGATGACAAACAGTGTTTGCTGGCAGAATTAAAAGTGTAAGAAACTTGCAGTAATAATTAATGTCTCAAGCCTTTGTTTTGAAACATGCAAAAGTTGACATTTTTATTGAAGCCAGCAGAAGCACTGTTACAAGACAGGGGCTGTACCGGGTAATGTTCCAAAATGTTCCAGAAGGTGCAACAGAGAGCAGTAAACTATTCCTGTGAGCATGTCAGCTCAGCCAACTTCCAGTGTGTAAATAAAGACTGCCCCtcgccccccacccccaccacacacacacacagagagagagagagagagcgagagagagagagagagagcaactaaacaaacaaagaaaaaactctttgTAAAACGGTCCCTTTAAATACTTATTATGAGCACATTTCCTATTATTGTGCAACAGCTGAACGGTACAATGTTTTCCCCATGCCAGGCCAGCATATCAGAATATAACACAAATGATTAATTTTACAGCGACATTACTTCACATGACTATCTGTcaatgtatatatgtatatactcAGAAAGATGTACAATTTCCTCTTTGCCTTGCCTGTGacactgtgtttttgtctgtgggtaaacacttttttaaacacAGCCCTTTTAGGCAAATACTCATATCCGTACATTGAATATTCTCAGCATTTGCACCTCAAATATAAACAGACATTAGACGAGATTCAGAAAAACTGCTTCATTGAAAAGAGTGATTTGAAACTAAGGAAAAACACCAAGCATGTTGTGCAACGTCATAGATCctgtaacattaacacattatTACTTCACCAACCCCTTTTTGAGTTAGTCGCTGAACTATATTCAGTAATGTGTACTGTAAATTTCATTATAGCGGTTACCTCTGAAGCCTGTTGATGTAATCTCCAGCCCTGAGTATATCCAGTTCAGGAAAACAAGTGTGACCTGCAGTGGTTACAATGACGAACTGCAACAGCATTTTTAAATAAGGGTATGAATGTGGTATTTTCCATGGACTACAACTAGAGACCTAGATCTCGTTTTACAGTAAACTTTGTTAACCAATCGTCtttagaacatttttttttacatgtatataatttattaacatttttaagGACACAAGGCTGctacagcagcaacaacaaccacGGCGTGGCTGCTGTTTTCAACGGAGTTGTTGTTGGCTGAAAAACTACAACTCCCATGTATTGCTTCGGCCTGACTGACCTTAGATAATCACTGGGCTTATGTAGCCGTGTCCCAGTCTTGCCTCTGCTTTCCGAATGCTGCGTTACGAAGTTGAGTGAGCTACTAGTTTGTTACTGTCTCTTTATTTCCCATATCCACTGTTGTGAAGAAAGCGCTGCTCGCTCCACAGGTTGGTATATTACAATATCAACTACAAACAAAACTACATGCCTCTAGGGTTCGACTTGAATGTGGTTAACTCGTCCTGTAGGCATTTACAGTGTCTGCTGCAGGCTATTCATTCTGCAGTGATAGTTTATGTCGAAGTGTGGACTCACTACAAATTGTATACCAAGTACTTTGCTTTACCACAGTTTACTTTATTAATTAACATTGAAATGTTATAGTGTAATTATACTTAATTGTGTTACGGaaaaaatattgtaattttttatttcaataCATTTCTCTTGGGATGCCGTGAGACTTAATATATAACTACAAAGcaataatatacatatattttttaaaaatcctaatATTAAGAATTATTAGACACTTGGTCTCTAAACGTGTTATTATATTCTTTTCATAATACGGcttcttaaaaataactctTTATAATATGTCCTCATGTGAATATCTGTCGGTTCCATTCTGAATAAAGAGGTGTTGGGCTTTGGTAAGGCAGACAAACATTTCAGCACACATTAAGCAGATTAGCGCCAATGTAATCTTTTAACAAATAACAAAGGCACTCTAGTCTTAATATCCCTTCACATGGACACAGATAGCCTCTCACAATTAGTGACCtattgttaaatatttttttaagttaatcaGTAAATTGTCAACCAGTGCATTATGTGTCTGATCAgtttttgctgttatacttttttttttaaaagaagtatTTAACAGTAACATTAGTGGGGAGAAGTTAGATCAGCACTTTAAAAGATGGAAAAACCTGCTCTGCTTTTATTAAACCATAATTCAGTGGGGCTGcaagtttttacattttgatcAGGTCATTGCCATCCATGCACCCATTCATTTACTTCTCTTTATCCAATTCATGGTAAAAAATCTCCAACTGAGCTAGATATA contains these protein-coding regions:
- the soul5 gene encoding heme-binding protein 2 → MIFVSGLVCFLLVLTAEARVGNSSELSFCTETPECLLFDLICKTKDYEVRHYDSVKWVSTNEKSFFMEMALPVAFNRLFKYISGENEMGKKIQMTSPVVVKIPDKRFWQMGIYTMSFLLPTEHQENPPKPTNTDVYINDTPDMKVYAKSYGGWMTTFSDSSNANDLSKTLDSVNAKYKKGSHCAVGYNSPMRMFNRHNEVWFVAEGEPVCEGKSSEETD